The following proteins are encoded in a genomic region of Aliiroseovarius sp. F47248L:
- the soxY gene encoding thiosulfate oxidation carrier protein SoxY, whose product MKFTRREALALGLGATAVAMLPMRAAAAADEAIAAFTGGAEMGEGGITLTAPEIAENGNTVPISVDAPGAESIIVLAAGNPTPGVAQFNFGEAAGSQAASTRMRLAGTQDVIAIAKMPDGSFVKASSTVKVTIGGCGG is encoded by the coding sequence ATGAAATTCACACGACGTGAAGCTCTGGCACTCGGTCTCGGCGCAACCGCCGTGGCCATGCTGCCGATGCGCGCCGCTGCCGCCGCGGATGAAGCGATTGCCGCCTTTACCGGCGGCGCGGAGATGGGCGAGGGTGGGATCACCCTGACCGCGCCTGAGATTGCCGAGAACGGCAACACTGTTCCGATTTCGGTCGACGCGCCCGGTGCAGAAAGCATCATTGTGCTGGCGGCGGGCAACCCGACACCCGGCGTTGCACAGTTTAACTTTGGCGAAGCGGCTGGCAGTCAGGCAGCCTCGACCCGGATGCGACTGGCAGGCACGCAGGACGTGATCGCCATTGCAAAGATGCCCGATGGCAGCTTCGTGAAGGCGTCATCGACGGTAAAAGTCACCATCGGCGGCTGCGGCGGCTAA
- the soxZ gene encoding thiosulfate oxidation carrier complex protein SoxZ encodes MAKGVKPRVKVPKSASAGEVVTLKTLISHKMESGQRKDGDGNLIPRSIINRFTCELNGKMVIDVTLEPAISTNPYLEFDATVDEAGEFKFTWYDDDGSVYEETKPIAVS; translated from the coding sequence ATGGCAAAAGGTGTAAAACCCCGCGTGAAAGTCCCCAAGTCGGCAAGCGCCGGTGAAGTGGTGACCCTGAAGACCCTGATCAGCCACAAGATGGAATCGGGTCAGCGCAAAGACGGCGATGGCAATCTTATCCCGCGCTCGATCATTAACCGTTTCACATGCGAGTTGAACGGCAAGATGGTGATCGACGTGACGCTGGAACCTGCAATCTCGACCAACCCGTATCTTGAATTTGATGCCACTGTTGATGAGGCAGGTGAGTTCAAGTTCACTTGGTATGACGATGACGGCTCGGTCTATGAAGAAACGAAGCCAATTGCAGTCAGCTAA
- the soxA gene encoding sulfur oxidation c-type cytochrome SoxA has product MRKLHGIAALVAASFTGAAIATADENAELIINGDIEIVTKTAAPAHLSDALDEVMSGWRFRSDQTQTMQMDDFDNPGMLGVENGMEIWSTVDGSEGKSCADCHGEPEEMAGVKAVYPKWNEEAGEVRTLQMQVNDCRENRMGAEPWGYDKSAAIDVEALLASVSRGMPVNVAIDGPAQSTWEMGKEIYYTRYGQLELSCANCHENNYGNMIRADHLSQGQINGFPTYRLKNTKLNGSHSRFKGCIRDTRAETFSPGSDEFVALELYVASRGNGLSVEGPSVRN; this is encoded by the coding sequence ATGAGAAAACTTCACGGCATAGCAGCTTTGGTCGCTGCCTCGTTCACCGGGGCGGCGATTGCCACAGCCGATGAAAACGCCGAATTGATCATCAATGGCGATATCGAAATCGTCACCAAGACCGCAGCACCGGCGCATCTGTCGGATGCGCTGGATGAAGTTATGTCCGGCTGGCGGTTCCGGTCGGATCAGACACAAACCATGCAGATGGATGATTTTGACAATCCCGGCATGCTGGGTGTCGAAAACGGGATGGAAATCTGGTCCACAGTTGACGGATCGGAAGGGAAATCCTGCGCCGATTGCCACGGCGAGCCGGAAGAAATGGCTGGCGTCAAAGCCGTCTATCCCAAATGGAACGAAGAGGCCGGCGAAGTGCGCACCTTGCAGATGCAGGTGAACGATTGTCGTGAAAACCGCATGGGTGCCGAGCCCTGGGGTTACGATAAGTCCGCTGCGATTGACGTCGAGGCGCTTCTGGCGTCTGTTTCGCGTGGTATGCCAGTCAATGTCGCAATTGACGGTCCCGCTCAGTCCACGTGGGAAATGGGAAAAGAGATCTACTATACCCGTTACGGTCAGTTGGAGTTAAGTTGCGCGAATTGCCATGAAAACAACTATGGCAACATGATCCGTGCAGACCACCTGAGCCAAGGCCAGATCAACGGGTTCCCGACCTATCGTTTAAAAAACACCAAGTTGAACGGGTCGCATTCACGCTTCAAGGGCTGCATTCGTGACACCCGCGCCGAGACATTCAGCCCCGGTTCAGACGAGTTCGTTGCACTTGAGCTTTATGTCGCCTCGCGCGGCAACGGTCTGTCGGTCGAAGGGCCATCTGTCCGTAACTAA
- the soxB gene encoding thiosulfohydrolase SoxB, translated as MISRRDFLQVSMAASALYGASGFGNWAQLAAQQALTQDDLLKFDTFGNVSLIHITDIHAQLKPIFFREPEINLGVGPAKGQMPHVTGADFRRAYGIEDGSPSAYALTYNDFSALAREYGRVGGMDRVATVVNAIRAERPDALLLDGGDTWHGSYTCHHTQGQDVVNVMNALKPDAMTFHWEFTLGSDRVNEIVEGLPFAALGQNIFDAEWDEPAELFKPYKFFERGGVKIAVIGQAFPYMPIANPGWMFPEYSFGIRDENMQAMVDEVRAAGAELVVVLSHNGFDVDKKMAGKVKGIDVILSGHTHDALPEPVQVEQTFIIASGSNSKFVSRVDLDVRDGKMMGIRHKLIPIFADVITPDATITQLIDDQRAPYKAELEEVIGTTDTLLYRRGNFNGSWDDLICDALINEREADIAMSPGVRWGPSILPGQEITREDIWNVTSMSYGKAYRTKMTGEFIHTILEDVADNLFNPDPYYQQGGDMVRIGGMGYRIDITKPQGSRITEMTLLKTGEAIDPAKSYVVAGWASVNEGTEGPQIWDVVESHIKKQGTVKLDPNNSVTVVGA; from the coding sequence ATGATCTCTCGCCGTGATTTTCTTCAGGTCTCGATGGCTGCCTCGGCGCTGTATGGCGCTTCTGGTTTTGGCAACTGGGCGCAATTGGCCGCGCAACAGGCGTTGACGCAGGATGATCTTCTGAAGTTTGACACGTTCGGCAATGTCAGTCTGATCCATATCACCGACATTCACGCGCAACTAAAGCCGATCTTTTTCCGCGAGCCTGAGATCAATCTGGGCGTCGGCCCCGCGAAAGGGCAGATGCCACATGTGACCGGTGCGGATTTCCGGCGCGCCTATGGCATCGAGGACGGATCGCCCTCGGCTTATGCGCTGACGTATAACGACTTTTCGGCTCTTGCCCGCGAATATGGTCGTGTTGGCGGGATGGACCGTGTGGCGACCGTGGTGAACGCCATTCGCGCAGAACGTCCCGATGCGCTGCTGCTGGATGGCGGCGACACGTGGCATGGGTCATACACCTGTCACCACACGCAGGGCCAAGACGTGGTTAATGTGATGAACGCGCTGAAACCCGACGCGATGACCTTCCACTGGGAATTCACGCTGGGATCAGACCGGGTGAACGAGATCGTCGAGGGGCTGCCCTTCGCCGCCCTGGGTCAGAACATCTTTGACGCTGAGTGGGACGAACCGGCCGAGTTGTTCAAGCCCTACAAGTTCTTCGAACGCGGCGGGGTGAAGATCGCGGTAATCGGGCAGGCCTTCCCCTATATGCCGATTGCCAACCCCGGCTGGATGTTCCCTGAATACTCGTTCGGAATTCGCGACGAGAATATGCAAGCGATGGTGGACGAAGTGCGTGCGGCAGGCGCTGAGCTGGTCGTTGTGCTGAGCCATAATGGCTTTGACGTCGACAAGAAAATGGCGGGCAAGGTCAAGGGGATCGACGTGATCCTGTCGGGTCACACCCACGATGCGCTGCCCGAACCCGTGCAGGTCGAACAGACGTTTATCATCGCCTCGGGATCGAACTCGAAATTTGTCAGCCGCGTCGATCTGGATGTGCGCGATGGCAAAATGATGGGCATCCGTCACAAGCTGATCCCGATCTTCGCCGACGTGATCACGCCGGACGCGACCATCACCCAACTGATCGACGACCAACGCGCGCCCTACAAGGCCGAGTTGGAAGAGGTGATCGGCACCACCGACACGCTTCTGTATCGACGCGGCAATTTCAACGGCTCGTGGGACGATCTGATCTGTGACGCGCTGATCAACGAACGCGAGGCGGACATTGCCATGTCGCCCGGTGTGCGTTGGGGGCCGTCGATCCTGCCGGGGCAGGAGATCACGCGCGAAGACATCTGGAACGTGACCTCGATGTCTTACGGCAAGGCCTACCGCACCAAAATGACCGGCGAGTTCATTCACACGATCCTTGAGGATGTGGCCGACAACCTGTTCAACCCCGATCCCTATTACCAGCAGGGCGGTGACATGGTGCGCATCGGTGGTATGGGCTACCGCATCGACATCACCAAGCCGCAAGGCAGCCGCATCACCGAGATGACTTTGCTGAAAACCGGCGAGGCGATTGATCCGGCCAAAAGCTATGTGGTCGCGGGCTGGGCCAGCGTGAACGAAGGCACGGAAGGTCCGCAGATATGGGATGTGGTCGAAAGCCACATCAAGAAACAAGGCACCGTCAAACTGGACCCGAACAACTCGGTCACAGTGGTCGGCGCTTGA
- the soxC gene encoding sulfite dehydrogenase, giving the protein MTDSSTKSGASRRAFLKGAAATGAALGAAGAARAEGDPLITEVQDWASGFGDGVDATPYGLPIEFEEGVVRRTVEWLTADTISSINFTPIHALDGTITPQGCAFERHHSGAITLKKEDYRLMINGMVDTPLVFSYADLERFPRVTRTFFLECAANTGMEWAGAQLNGAQYTHGMIHNMEYTGVTLRTLLEEAGLDAAGDLAGKWVYVEGADASSNGRSIPIEKALDDCLVAFKANGEALRMEHGYPVRLVVPGWEGNMWVKWLRRIEVMDKPVESREETSKYTDTLEDGTSRKWTWTMDAKSIITSPSPQMPITHGKGPLVITGLAWSGNGAITAVDVSLDGGVTWQEARLAEPGKPMALSRFYLDIDWDGSEMFLQSRAMDSSGYVQPTKTQLRDVRGLNSIYHNNGIQTWHVNANGEANNVEVS; this is encoded by the coding sequence ATGACTGACAGCTCTACGAAATCGGGCGCATCCCGCCGCGCGTTCCTGAAAGGGGCCGCGGCAACAGGGGCCGCGCTTGGAGCCGCAGGGGCCGCACGGGCCGAAGGTGATCCGCTGATCACCGAGGTGCAGGACTGGGCGAGCGGTTTTGGGGACGGTGTTGATGCAACGCCGTATGGCCTGCCGATTGAGTTCGAAGAAGGCGTGGTGCGGCGCACTGTGGAATGGCTGACGGCGGACACGATCAGCTCGATCAACTTCACGCCCATTCACGCGCTGGACGGCACGATCACCCCGCAGGGCTGTGCGTTTGAACGTCACCACTCGGGTGCGATCACGCTGAAGAAGGAAGACTATCGGTTGATGATCAATGGCATGGTCGATACGCCCTTGGTGTTCAGCTATGCCGATCTTGAGCGTTTCCCGCGCGTTACGCGCACATTCTTTCTGGAATGTGCCGCCAACACCGGCATGGAATGGGCGGGGGCGCAACTGAACGGGGCGCAATACACCCACGGCATGATACACAACATGGAATACACCGGCGTCACCCTGCGCACCTTGCTGGAAGAAGCCGGGCTGGACGCTGCAGGCGATCTGGCAGGCAAGTGGGTTTATGTCGAGGGGGCGGATGCCTCCTCGAATGGCCGGTCAATCCCAATCGAAAAGGCGCTGGATGATTGTTTGGTTGCTTTCAAAGCGAACGGCGAAGCGCTGCGCATGGAACACGGCTATCCCGTGCGTCTTGTCGTGCCCGGTTGGGAAGGCAACATGTGGGTCAAATGGCTGCGCCGGATCGAGGTGATGGACAAGCCGGTGGAAAGCCGGGAAGAGACCTCGAAATACACCGACACGCTGGAAGATGGCACATCGCGCAAGTGGACTTGGACGATGGACGCCAAGTCGATTATCACCAGCCCCAGCCCGCAAATGCCGATCACGCACGGTAAAGGCCCGCTGGTTATCACCGGGCTTGCATGGTCAGGCAACGGCGCGATCACGGCGGTCGATGTCTCACTCGATGGTGGCGTCACGTGGCAAGAGGCGCGGCTGGCCGAACCCGGCAAGCCGATGGCGCTGAGCCGCTTCTATCTGGATATCGACTGGGACGGGTCGGAAATGTTCCTACAGTCGCGCGCGATGGATTCCTCGGGCTATGTGCAGCCCACCAAAACGCAATTGCGCGATGTGCGCGGGTTGAACTCGATCTATCACAACAACGGCATCCAAACTTGGCATGTCAACGCAAACGGGGAGGCGAACAATGTCGAAGTTTCCTAA
- a CDS encoding c-type cytochrome, with the protein MSKFPKFLMATVIATLTAAPAMADKLGLGRAATDAEVGAWDLDLFPDGSNLPEGSGDVLTGETVFSENCASCHGEFAEGVDNWPKLAGGEDSLADEDPLKTVGSYWPYLSTTFDYVRRSMPFGSAQTLSDDDVYAIVAYILYSNYLVDEDFTLSKDTFLDVEMPNADGFIIDDRPETEYGKFTERCMSDCKSGAVEITKNVVFKGDPNAGADAGEVETTAPAATDEAASPADDNETPMAVAFDADLAADGEKVFKKCKACHKVGEGAKNGVGPALNGVWGRTAGTVDGFKYSKPMMAAGEGGLVWDTESLSGYLANPRNYLKGNKMTFAGLKKDADIEAILEFLKSHSQ; encoded by the coding sequence ATGTCGAAGTTTCCTAAGTTTCTGATGGCGACCGTCATTGCCACCCTGACAGCCGCCCCCGCGATGGCGGACAAGCTGGGTCTTGGCCGCGCGGCCACCGATGCCGAAGTCGGGGCATGGGATCTGGACTTATTTCCAGATGGATCAAACCTGCCCGAAGGCTCTGGCGATGTGCTGACCGGCGAGACGGTCTTTTCGGAGAACTGTGCGTCTTGCCATGGTGAATTTGCCGAAGGTGTGGACAACTGGCCGAAACTGGCGGGCGGCGAAGACAGTCTGGCGGATGAAGATCCGCTGAAGACGGTGGGGTCTTACTGGCCTTACCTTTCGACCACGTTTGACTATGTGCGCCGTTCAATGCCGTTCGGGTCGGCCCAGACTCTGTCAGACGACGATGTTTACGCGATCGTGGCCTATATACTTTACTCGAACTACTTGGTGGACGAGGACTTCACCTTGTCGAAAGACACCTTTCTGGATGTCGAGATGCCCAATGCGGACGGGTTCATCATCGATGACCGGCCCGAGACCGAGTATGGCAAATTCACCGAGCGCTGCATGAGCGATTGCAAATCCGGCGCGGTCGAAATCACGAAGAACGTCGTTTTCAAAGGCGACCCGAATGCGGGTGCTGATGCGGGCGAGGTGGAAACCACAGCCCCCGCCGCCACGGACGAAGCCGCATCCCCTGCTGACGACAACGAAACCCCTATGGCTGTTGCGTTTGACGCCGACCTTGCTGCCGATGGCGAAAAGGTCTTCAAGAAATGCAAAGCCTGCCACAAGGTGGGTGAGGGTGCGAAAAATGGCGTTGGACCCGCGTTGAACGGTGTCTGGGGTCGAACCGCTGGCACTGTTGACGGCTTCAAATACTCCAAGCCGATGATGGCCGCTGGCGAAGGCGGGTTGGTGTGGGACACGGAAAGCCTGTCGGGCTATCTGGCCAACCCGCGCAACTATCTGAAGGGCAACAAGATGACCTTCGCTGGCTTGAAAAAGGATGCGGATATCGAAGCGATCCTCGAATTTTTGAAATCGCACAGCCAGTAA
- a CDS encoding thioredoxin family protein yields the protein MRVLALCLGILVYVTGSSLTAAELGDDGLHKQPWFTDSFLEMADDLAEAGADGKDLLILIEQQGCPYCRELHEVNFARQQIVDHLRENFMVVQLNMFGAREVVDFDGEALEERDLTVKWGVNFTPTVVIFPSDAPDNSSARAAEAFRMPGYFKPFHFLKSLEFVTSDAYQDQVFQRYLQDVFQQMDEKGETPDVW from the coding sequence ATGCGCGTTCTAGCACTTTGTCTTGGCATTCTTGTCTATGTAACCGGTTCGTCCCTAACAGCCGCTGAACTGGGCGATGATGGGCTGCACAAACAGCCTTGGTTCACCGACAGCTTCCTTGAAATGGCCGATGATCTGGCCGAAGCCGGGGCGGATGGCAAAGATCTTCTGATCCTGATCGAACAACAAGGCTGCCCCTATTGCCGCGAGCTGCACGAGGTCAATTTTGCGCGTCAGCAGATCGTGGATCACCTGCGGGAAAATTTCATGGTCGTGCAGTTGAACATGTTCGGCGCGCGCGAGGTCGTCGATTTCGACGGTGAGGCGCTGGAAGAGCGTGATCTGACCGTGAAATGGGGTGTGAACTTCACGCCAACTGTGGTGATATTCCCCTCGGATGCCCCTGATAACAGTTCCGCCCGCGCCGCTGAAGCGTTTCGGATGCCCGGTTACTTCAAGCCATTCCATTTTCTGAAGTCTTTGGAATTTGTCACATCTGATGCCTATCAGGATCAGGTGTTCCAGCGTTACCTTCAGGATGTGTTCCAGCAGATGGACGAGAAGGGCGAAACGCCTGACGTGTGGTGA
- a CDS encoding c-type cytochrome, with amino-acid sequence MRWIRHITTCFAALAVTATPSFANEIGDADKGEAMFRECSSCHSVGQGAKNRVGPHLNSLFGRRAAAIEGFNYSNGLTRMGKDGLVWDFDLLDRYVENPKAFASDTRMAYKGLKDAQQRADLLAFLRRYSDDPSNIPEAAPTAAGTDHSVDPAILAIQGDPEYGEYLSSECVSCHQLDGDYDGIPGIIGWPVEDFVVAMHAYKDKFRPHPVMQMMAGRLSNEEIAALATYFAMAGS; translated from the coding sequence ATGCGTTGGATTCGACACATTACGACCTGCTTTGCCGCCTTGGCCGTCACAGCGACACCGAGTTTTGCCAACGAGATCGGGGATGCCGACAAGGGCGAGGCCATGTTTCGCGAATGCTCAAGTTGCCATTCCGTTGGGCAAGGGGCGAAAAACCGGGTCGGGCCGCATCTGAACAGTCTTTTCGGCCGTCGCGCGGCCGCGATTGAGGGGTTCAACTACTCCAACGGGCTGACGCGCATGGGCAAAGACGGGCTGGTCTGGGACTTTGATCTGCTGGATCGCTATGTCGAAAACCCCAAAGCCTTCGCGTCGGACACGCGGATGGCGTATAAGGGGTTGAAAGACGCGCAGCAACGCGCTGATTTGCTTGCATTTTTGCGCAGGTATTCCGATGATCCAAGCAACATTCCGGAAGCCGCGCCGACGGCTGCGGGCACCGATCATTCGGTCGACCCCGCCATCCTCGCCATTCAGGGCGACCCGGAATATGGCGAATACCTGTCGTCGGAATGTGTGTCGTGCCATCAGCTGGATGGTGATTATGACGGTATTCCGGGCATTATCGGCTGGCCGGTCGAAGATTTTGTGGTCGCCATGCACGCCTACAAGGACAAGTTCCGGCCCCATCCCGTGATGCAGATGATGGCAGGCCGCCTGTCCAACGAAGAGATTGCCGCCCTGGCCACCTATTTCGCGATGGCCGGTTCATAG
- a CDS encoding NAD(P)/FAD-dependent oxidoreductase, with protein sequence MKLNRRLFMGGAAAGAAAATLSAPMAHASTNGKPRVVVIGGGAGGATAARYIAKDSNGEIDVALVEPTRSYYTCFFSNLYMAGFRELGSIAHSYGKLASEFGVNVVHDWAVGIDREARTVTLAGGATLPYDRLILSPGIDFVDGAVEGWDVTQQNKMPHAYKAGSQSELLKAQIEAMPEGGTFAMVAPPNPFRCPPGPYERISMVAHILKEKNPTAKIIIADPKEKFSKMALFQEGWGRHYDGMIDWIGPDFGGGNVSVNPDAMTLTIDGEETKVDVCNVIPAMKAGRICEIAGITDGNWAPVNPYTMQSRMDENIHVLGDASHQGDMPKSGFAANSQAKVAAMAVRSALTGSKLFPAKFTNTCWSLIDSDDGVKVGASYEATDEKIAKVDGFISQTGEDAELRKATYEESIGWYAGITADMFG encoded by the coding sequence ATGAAACTGAACAGACGTCTTTTCATGGGGGGGGCTGCGGCGGGGGCAGCAGCTGCGACGTTGTCAGCTCCAATGGCGCACGCCTCGACCAACGGCAAACCTAGGGTGGTTGTTATTGGGGGTGGGGCAGGTGGCGCAACAGCCGCGCGCTACATCGCAAAGGATAGCAACGGCGAGATCGACGTGGCGCTGGTCGAGCCCACGCGCAGCTATTACACATGTTTCTTTTCAAACCTTTACATGGCGGGGTTCCGTGAGCTTGGTTCGATTGCGCATAGTTACGGCAAGCTGGCGTCCGAATTTGGCGTGAACGTGGTGCATGACTGGGCGGTCGGGATCGACCGCGAGGCGCGTACGGTCACGCTGGCCGGTGGGGCGACATTGCCCTATGACCGCCTGATCCTGTCGCCCGGCATTGATTTCGTCGATGGCGCGGTCGAGGGCTGGGATGTTACCCAGCAAAACAAGATGCCCCACGCCTATAAGGCCGGGTCGCAGTCCGAGCTTTTGAAGGCGCAGATCGAAGCGATGCCCGAAGGCGGCACCTTTGCCATGGTGGCCCCACCCAACCCGTTCCGCTGCCCGCCGGGGCCGTATGAGCGGATCTCGATGGTGGCGCATATTCTGAAGGAAAAGAACCCGACCGCGAAGATCATCATCGCCGACCCGAAAGAGAAGTTTTCGAAAATGGCTTTGTTTCAGGAAGGTTGGGGTCGGCACTATGACGGCATGATTGACTGGATCGGGCCGGATTTCGGGGGCGGCAACGTCTCGGTCAATCCGGACGCGATGACGCTGACCATCGATGGCGAGGAAACCAAGGTTGATGTCTGCAACGTGATCCCCGCCATGAAGGCCGGGCGTATTTGCGAGATTGCAGGCATCACCGATGGCAATTGGGCACCCGTGAACCCGTACACCATGCAAAGCCGTATGGATGAAAACATCCATGTGCTGGGCGACGCCAGCCATCAGGGCGACATGCCCAAGTCCGGCTTTGCCGCCAACAGTCAGGCCAAGGTGGCAGCGATGGCGGTGCGGTCCGCACTGACGGGGTCGAAGCTGTTCCCGGCCAAGTTCACCAACACCTGTTGGTCGCTGATCGATAGTGATGATGGCGTCAAGGTAGGGGCAAGCTACGAGGCCACCGATGAAAAGATCGCTAAGGTGGATGGGTTTATCAGCCAGACCGGCGAGGATGCTGAACTACGCAAGGCCACCTACGAGGAAAGCATCGGCTGGTATGCCGGGATCACAGCCGACATGTTTGGTTGA
- a CDS encoding DUF302 domain-containing protein, with the protein MKKLLTATLSAVLLATPAMADNHDMQETEHAITYAFEGDFDDATFAVETAIVGKGLVIDYVSHTGAMLERTKGDVGSDVKIYDAADIYLFCSAQISREVMEPDPMNIAFCPYGIFVTDTDGDIHVGYRKYPEGDMQKVQMLLDDIVKEAVSN; encoded by the coding sequence ATGAAAAAGCTACTGACTGCCACACTGTCCGCCGTTCTGCTGGCAACGCCAGCCATGGCCGACAACCACGATATGCAGGAAACCGAGCATGCGATCACCTATGCGTTTGAGGGCGACTTTGATGACGCGACTTTCGCGGTCGAAACGGCGATTGTCGGCAAAGGGCTTGTGATCGACTATGTCAGCCACACCGGCGCGATGCTTGAGCGCACAAAAGGCGATGTCGGGTCAGACGTCAAAATCTATGACGCAGCCGATATCTACCTGTTCTGCTCGGCCCAGATCAGCCGTGAAGTGATGGAACCCGATCCCATGAACATCGCATTTTGCCCCTATGGCATCTTCGTGACGGATACCGATGGTGATATCCACGTAGGGTATCGCAAGTATCCCGAGGGTGACATGCAAAAGGTTCAGATGCTGCTTGACGATATCGTGAAAGAAGCTGTGTCCAACTGA
- a CDS encoding YeeE/YedE thiosulfate transporter family protein produces MIETEFTPWASAFGGALIGLASVFLMWVRGNVFGATGILAGFLQPSSSTDWSWRAAILAGMLTGPLIFLAATGGFPAIEVPVSTLSMIVGGLIVGVGVTYGSGCTSGHGVCGMARFSPRSIVATLTFMAGTAVMVFLTRHVIGL; encoded by the coding sequence ATGATCGAAACCGAATTTACTCCTTGGGCATCCGCATTCGGGGGGGCACTGATTGGCCTTGCCTCGGTGTTTCTGATGTGGGTGCGTGGCAACGTGTTCGGCGCGACCGGCATTCTGGCAGGGTTTTTGCAGCCCAGCAGTTCGACCGACTGGTCGTGGCGCGCGGCCATTCTGGCGGGGATGCTGACCGGTCCGCTGATCTTTCTGGCGGCAACAGGCGGTTTCCCGGCGATCGAGGTGCCGGTGTCTACCCTGTCGATGATCGTCGGCGGGTTGATCGTCGGCGTCGGCGTCACCTATGGCTCTGGCTGTACGTCGGGGCACGGCGTGTGCGGCATGGCGCGGTTTTCTCCGCGATCCATTGTCGCCACGCTGACCTTCATGGCAGGCACGGCGGTGATGGTCTTTCTGACCCGTCACGTTATCGGGTTGTGA
- a CDS encoding YeeE/YedE family protein → MKLFLTYLAGVVFGLGIAISGMANPAKVLNFFDVFGAWDPSLAFVMGAALLVTAPGYMLVFKRPKPAFAESFKLPGTRLIDRKLVLGSFTFGLGWGLAGFCPGAALPVISTGNPSVLIFTVSMVAGLFLARWMITNTARRRDAAQAN, encoded by the coding sequence ATGAAACTTTTTCTGACATATCTGGCAGGCGTCGTCTTTGGGCTTGGGATTGCAATCTCGGGCATGGCAAATCCAGCCAAGGTGCTGAACTTCTTTGATGTGTTCGGGGCATGGGACCCCAGCCTTGCCTTTGTCATGGGGGCGGCCCTTCTGGTGACCGCACCGGGCTACATGCTGGTGTTCAAACGCCCCAAACCCGCCTTCGCCGAAAGCTTCAAACTGCCCGGCACCCGGTTGATCGACCGAAAACTGGTGCTGGGATCGTTCACCTTTGGTCTTGGCTGGGGGCTGGCGGGGTTCTGCCCTGGTGCCGCCTTGCCCGTGATTTCGACCGGGAACCCCTCGGTTTTGATCTTCACGGTTTCAATGGTTGCGGGTTTGTTTCTGGCCCGCTGGATGATCACAAACACCGCGCGCCGCCGCGATGCCGCGCAGGCAAACTAA
- a CDS encoding MBL fold metallo-hydrolase yields MSDYPVNTSLKPEVKAFFEEDSNTISYVVKDPASKACAVIDSVMDIDYAAGRITHNHADEIIAYIKSEGLALDWVIETHVHADHLSAAPYIQEQLGGKIGIGSQITVVQEVFGKVFNEGTEFQRDGSQFDQLFEDGDTYKIGTMDAFVMHTPGHTPACMVHVIGDAAFVGDTLFMPDGGSARADFPGGDAGELYDSIQKVLALPDETRLFMCHDYGPNGRDIQWETTVAEEKAHNIHVGGGKTKEEFVKFRTERDAQLAMPRLIIPSLQVNMRAGDMPPADEDGKTFLKVPVNTL; encoded by the coding sequence ATGAGCGACTATCCCGTCAACACATCCCTCAAACCCGAGGTGAAGGCCTTTTTCGAAGAGGATTCAAACACCATTTCGTATGTGGTCAAAGACCCCGCGTCGAAGGCCTGTGCCGTGATCGACAGTGTGATGGACATCGACTATGCCGCTGGCCGGATCACCCATAACCACGCGGACGAAATTATCGCCTATATCAAGTCCGAAGGGTTGGCGCTTGACTGGGTGATCGAAACCCATGTCCATGCTGACCACCTGTCCGCCGCGCCTTACATACAAGAGCAACTGGGCGGCAAGATCGGTATCGGCAGCCAGATCACCGTTGTGCAGGAGGTGTTCGGCAAGGTCTTCAACGAAGGCACCGAGTTTCAGCGTGACGGCAGTCAGTTTGACCAGTTGTTCGAAGATGGCGACACATACAAGATCGGTACGATGGACGCGTTCGTGATGCATACGCCCGGCCACACCCCCGCTTGCATGGTGCATGTGATCGGCGACGCGGCCTTCGTGGGCGATACGTTGTTCATGCCCGATGGCGGCTCTGCGCGGGCCGATTTCCCTGGTGGGGACGCGGGCGAGCTTTATGACTCGATCCAGAAGGTGCTGGCACTGCCCGATGAAACGCGGCTATTCATGTGCCACGATTACGGGCCGAACGGGCGTGACATTCAGTGGGAAACCACCGTGGCAGAGGAAAAAGCGCATAACATCCATGTGGGTGGTGGCAAGACCAAAGAAGAATTTGTGAAATTCCGCACAGAACGTGATGCCCAATTGGCCATGCCGCGACTGATCATTCCGTCGCTTCAGGTCAATATGCGCGCAGGTGACATGCCGCCCGCGGACGAGGATGGCAAGACCTTCCTGAAAGTGCCCGTTAACACGCTTTAA